From one Methanomassiliicoccales archaeon genomic stretch:
- a CDS encoding chloride channel protein, protein MSQDTTNRKHTVDYLRRGYQGIVTEDFKDYLRKWIPLSVLIGLGAGLGAMAFQWMLVGIWHICYDVEDIPWYLRLFLPAIGGLLAGLIISRLSPDSAGGGTGRVIEAIHHRGGRVSPRSGPYKILVSAITIGTGGSAGTEGPIMHIGASVSTFFGDRLKLRKGEMRTLAIAGAAAGLSAVFRAPLGGAIYAMEVPYKNDLEPGAIIPSMIASVVSYLVFVSLNGYEALFEVPAMDLSLDPVIVIGIIALGIIIGLAGRLFISSMHLMEELTKRSALPLSVKIMLGGLLVGCVGVFIPEILGTSEDTIRALIEGSVISIGLLLALFAAKLVATSLTIGSGGSGGVFFPSLLMGGALGATFALGLDLTPLPLFVIAGMGAMMAGVSKTPIAASVMMAEVVGGYTVLIPVMVASALSYMVTGNQTLYRNQVARRTFIYDPATLDGVPVEKVMRGDPITLTSEMSVGEAMRGAVSEPHYLYPVVDSGGEAIGVVLREVLEKQDDSSSLIGDLMTAHYEKVKVGTSAYQAFEEMNSKQIARMLVVGHDNNILLGTLTRIDIMEYLEHCDEAHHQY, encoded by the coding sequence TCGGACTCGGCGCCGGACTGGGGGCGATGGCGTTCCAATGGATGCTTGTCGGCATCTGGCATATATGCTATGATGTTGAGGACATCCCCTGGTATCTCCGGTTGTTCCTGCCAGCTATCGGCGGACTGCTGGCCGGCCTGATCATATCTCGCCTTTCCCCGGATTCGGCCGGAGGGGGAACTGGCCGGGTCATTGAGGCCATACACCATCGGGGGGGAAGGGTTTCGCCCCGCTCAGGACCGTACAAGATATTGGTCTCCGCGATCACGATCGGCACCGGGGGCAGCGCCGGCACGGAAGGCCCAATCATGCACATCGGAGCCTCCGTCTCCACATTCTTCGGGGACCGCTTGAAGTTGAGGAAGGGAGAAATGCGTACCTTGGCCATAGCCGGGGCGGCTGCCGGCTTGTCAGCAGTGTTTCGGGCGCCCCTGGGCGGAGCCATTTACGCAATGGAGGTGCCGTACAAGAACGATCTGGAGCCGGGGGCCATCATTCCCTCGATGATCGCCAGCGTGGTCTCATATCTGGTCTTCGTCTCCCTGAACGGCTACGAGGCGCTTTTCGAGGTGCCGGCGATGGACCTGAGCTTGGACCCGGTCATCGTCATCGGCATCATCGCTCTGGGAATCATCATAGGCCTGGCTGGACGGCTTTTCATCAGCTCCATGCATCTGATGGAGGAGCTGACCAAGCGCAGCGCCCTTCCCCTATCCGTAAAGATCATGCTGGGCGGGCTACTAGTGGGCTGCGTCGGCGTGTTCATCCCCGAAATACTGGGAACGTCCGAGGACACCATCAGGGCGCTCATCGAGGGGTCCGTTATCTCCATTGGGCTGTTGCTGGCGTTGTTCGCGGCCAAGCTGGTGGCCACCAGCCTGACCATCGGTAGCGGTGGTAGCGGTGGCGTGTTCTTCCCCTCCCTCTTGATGGGAGGGGCCTTAGGAGCCACTTTTGCCCTTGGCTTGGACCTGACGCCGCTCCCTCTTTTCGTCATCGCCGGCATGGGAGCCATGATGGCCGGTGTCTCAAAGACCCCCATTGCCGCATCGGTGATGATGGCCGAGGTCGTCGGTGGCTATACCGTGCTCATCCCGGTGATGGTGGCCTCCGCGCTCTCCTATATGGTGACCGGGAATCAGACCCTGTATCGAAATCAGGTGGCCAGGCGCACGTTCATATATGACCCGGCAACCCTGGACGGCGTACCGGTGGAAAAGGTAATGAGGGGAGACCCTATCACGCTCACCTCGGAAATGAGCGTGGGCGAGGCCATGAGAGGCGCTGTCTCCGAACCGCACTACCTGTATCCGGTCGTCGATTCCGGTGGAGAGGCCATAGGCGTCGTGCTCCGGGAGGTGCTCGAGAAGCAGGACGATTCCTCGTCCCTCATCGGCGATCTCATGACTGCTCATTACGAGAAGGTCAAGGTGGGGACCTCCGCCTACCAGGCTTTCGAGGAGATGAACTCCAAACAGATCGCCAGGATGCTGGTCGTAGGTCATGACAACAATATTCTCCTAGGGACGCTGACGCGCATTGACATCATGGAGTATCTTGAGCACTGTGATGAAGCGCATCACCAATATTGA
- a CDS encoding DEAD/DEAH box helicase, translating to MVFELLDPRIRKVLEDKEITEPTGAQSEAIPPVMAGDNVLLVAPTGIGKTEAAMLPLLHKLINTPGQGIRLLYITPLRALNRDMLKRLEEFGEALDLSVAVRHGDTSQSERQRQSKYAPDILITTPETLQVMFTGKNLRTHLANVKYVVVDEIHELANDERGAQLAVALERVVELAGEFQRVGLSATVGSYQEVANYLGGNGRAVRVIRAKVAKEMDIRVQCPEVKEEDKDLAGTLQSDPQLIACMRRAKDLIESHRSTLLFVNTRDTAEAIAARFHVWDEEFKVGVHHGSLSKETRVEMEDAFKNEALKGLICTSSLELGIDIGSSDFAIQYNSPRQVSRLVQRMGRAGHRIGRKTEGAIVASSPDEIAESLVITRLALNEGYEPLVVRKDPLTVLANQIIAMTVAGPVPVEKAFRVIRRAYPFRDLTRQKFEAVLRQVAEIGLIFVNDDVYKRSARGRKYFYDNISMIPDERTFKIRDIGTRKLVGTLDESFVISFAEPYATFITRGRSWRIVEVKDDELLVEQVKEIGSIPSWVGEDIPVPFEVAQEVGRMRESYDKKAYRGDAASYRALDDYLKEQRDGFPMPTDRRITLEMGKRMAILNMCFGSKVNETISKMLSVLLTARLGESVAVTTDPYRVIIDLPRDIGPDTVVDTLRSINAPAVESLIRMVMKNSSHMRWRFVFVAKKFGAVERDADYHNISFARLVEAYESSSLMQEAVDKVLWEDFDVPQTMEVIKAIESGEMEIAVCGLSPIGKAGLTHTKELITPQRADHSILMALKKRLEDESLHMTCLNCGVQWRLKAKDAKRFIVCHQCGGQMVAALNGYNRDMVKLVKKKDLKEDEEKELRRLYKNASLVQNNGRRALLAMAARGVGTDTAARILASFAPDEDEFLRDILNAEINYARTKRFWD from the coding sequence ATGGTATTCGAACTGCTGGACCCCCGCATCCGCAAGGTGCTGGAGGACAAGGAGATAACCGAGCCGACCGGGGCTCAGAGCGAGGCCATACCTCCGGTGATGGCCGGTGACAACGTGTTGCTGGTCGCCCCGACCGGCATCGGCAAGACCGAGGCGGCAATGCTGCCTCTCCTGCACAAGCTCATCAACACCCCGGGCCAGGGCATCCGGCTTCTCTACATCACCCCTTTGAGGGCCCTCAACCGGGACATGCTCAAGCGCCTGGAGGAGTTCGGTGAGGCCCTAGATCTCAGCGTGGCGGTGCGTCACGGGGATACCTCGCAGAGCGAGCGCCAGCGGCAGTCCAAGTACGCGCCAGATATCTTGATAACCACCCCGGAAACGCTGCAGGTCATGTTCACCGGGAAGAACCTCAGGACCCACCTGGCCAACGTGAAGTACGTCGTGGTCGACGAGATACATGAACTGGCCAACGACGAGCGCGGGGCGCAGCTGGCGGTCGCCCTGGAACGGGTCGTGGAACTGGCTGGGGAGTTCCAGCGCGTCGGTCTTTCGGCCACCGTCGGTTCGTATCAAGAGGTGGCCAACTACCTTGGGGGAAATGGCAGGGCGGTGCGGGTCATCCGGGCCAAGGTGGCTAAGGAAATGGATATCAGGGTGCAGTGTCCGGAGGTCAAGGAGGAGGACAAGGACCTGGCTGGCACACTGCAGAGCGACCCTCAGCTTATCGCCTGCATGCGCCGGGCCAAGGACCTCATCGAGTCGCACCGCTCCACATTGCTCTTCGTGAACACCCGGGACACCGCCGAGGCCATAGCCGCCCGCTTCCATGTGTGGGACGAGGAGTTCAAGGTGGGCGTACACCACGGTTCCCTGAGCAAGGAGACCAGGGTGGAGATGGAGGACGCCTTCAAGAACGAGGCACTGAAGGGGCTGATATGCACTTCCTCATTGGAGCTGGGCATAGACATCGGCTCGTCGGACTTCGCCATCCAGTATAATTCCCCGCGCCAGGTCTCCCGGCTGGTGCAGCGCATGGGCCGGGCCGGGCACCGGATAGGAAGGAAGACGGAGGGGGCCATCGTGGCCTCCAGCCCGGACGAGATCGCCGAGAGCTTGGTGATAACCAGATTGGCGCTGAACGAAGGGTACGAGCCGCTGGTAGTGCGCAAGGACCCCCTGACGGTCCTGGCCAACCAGATCATCGCCATGACCGTCGCCGGTCCGGTGCCGGTGGAGAAGGCCTTCCGCGTGATACGGCGCGCATATCCCTTCCGCGACCTGACCAGGCAGAAGTTCGAGGCGGTGCTCCGGCAGGTGGCGGAGATCGGCCTGATATTCGTGAACGACGACGTCTACAAGCGCTCGGCCAGGGGCCGCAAGTACTTCTATGATAACATCTCCATGATCCCGGACGAGCGCACCTTCAAGATCAGGGACATCGGCACGCGCAAGTTAGTGGGGACGCTAGACGAGAGCTTCGTCATCTCCTTCGCCGAGCCGTACGCTACCTTCATCACGCGCGGCCGTTCATGGCGCATCGTGGAGGTCAAGGACGACGAGCTGCTGGTGGAACAGGTCAAGGAGATCGGCTCCATCCCCTCCTGGGTGGGCGAGGACATTCCCGTGCCGTTCGAGGTGGCCCAGGAAGTGGGGCGCATGCGCGAGAGTTACGATAAGAAGGCGTACCGCGGTGACGCCGCCTCCTACCGGGCCTTGGACGATTACCTGAAGGAGCAGAGGGACGGTTTCCCCATGCCCACCGACCGGCGCATCACCCTGGAGATGGGTAAGCGTATGGCCATACTCAACATGTGCTTCGGCAGCAAGGTCAACGAGACCATCTCCAAGATGCTCTCGGTGCTGCTGACGGCGCGGTTGGGGGAGAGCGTGGCCGTGACCACCGACCCCTACCGGGTCATCATCGACCTGCCCCGGGACATCGGCCCGGACACAGTGGTGGACACTCTGCGCTCCATAAACGCCCCGGCGGTGGAGAGCCTCATCCGCATGGTCATGAAGAACTCCAGCCACATGCGCTGGCGCTTCGTCTTCGTGGCCAAGAAGTTCGGGGCGGTGGAGCGGGACGCCGATTACCACAACATCAGCTTCGCCCGCCTGGTCGAGGCCTATGAAAGCTCCTCATTGATGCAGGAGGCGGTGGACAAGGTGCTGTGGGAGGACTTCGACGTGCCCCAGACCATGGAGGTGATCAAGGCCATCGAGTCCGGGGAGATGGAGATCGCCGTGTGCGGCCTGTCGCCCATAGGCAAGGCCGGGCTCACCCATACCAAAGAGCTCATCACCCCGCAGCGAGCCGACCATTCCATATTGATGGCGCTCAAGAAACGCCTGGAGGACGAGAGCCTGCACATGACCTGTCTGAACTGCGGGGTGCAGTGGAGGCTGAAGGCCAAGGACGCCAAGCGCTTCATCGTCTGCCACCAGTGCGGGGGGCAGATGGTGGCCGCCCTGAACGGCTACAACCGCGACATGGTCAAGCTGGTCAAGAAGAAGGACCTTAAAGAGGACGAGGAGAAGGAACTGCGGCGGTTGTACAAGAACGCCTCCCTGGTGCAGAACAACGGGCGGAGGGCCTTGCTGGCCATGGCCGCCAGGGGCGTCGGAACGGACACCGCCGCCCGCATCCTGGCCAGCTTCGCCCCGGACGAGGACGAGTTCCTGCGGGACATCCTGAACGCCGAAATCAACTACGCCCGTACCAAGCGCTTTTGGGACTGA
- a CDS encoding fumarylacetoacetate hydrolase family protein — protein sequence MRCGKIVCVGQNYRAHVKEMSSEEPAEPVLFLKPCTSLIEDGKAILIPPGIGTVHHEVELALIIGRPGKDITPKRALQHVRSVAVFNDVTARDVQSTARKAGLPWALSKGMDTFAPMSDPVPLREVGDLHVLELELRVNDELRQKGNTSQMIFPPEQLISYISRYMTLERGDIIATGTPSGVGPLRPGDQVVATISGVGTMANPVRAQSQKRLVRA from the coding sequence ATGAGGTGCGGCAAGATCGTCTGCGTAGGCCAGAACTATAGAGCCCACGTGAAGGAGATGAGCTCCGAGGAACCGGCCGAACCAGTGCTCTTCCTGAAGCCTTGCACGTCCCTCATCGAGGACGGGAAGGCGATATTGATACCGCCGGGCATAGGCACGGTGCACCACGAGGTGGAGCTGGCCTTGATCATAGGCCGACCAGGCAAGGACATAACGCCGAAGAGGGCCCTGCAACACGTCCGGTCCGTGGCGGTGTTCAACGACGTCACCGCCAGGGACGTACAGTCGACCGCCAGGAAGGCCGGCCTGCCCTGGGCCCTGAGCAAGGGCATGGATACCTTCGCCCCCATGAGCGACCCCGTGCCTCTCAGGGAGGTCGGCGACCTGCACGTCCTCGAACTGGAGCTCAGGGTCAACGATGAGCTGAGGCAGAAGGGGAACACCTCCCAGATGATATTCCCGCCCGAGCAGCTGATCTCCTATATCTCCCGCTACATGACCTTGGAGCGTGGCGACATCATCGCCACCGGCACGCCCAGCGGCGTCGGTCCGTTACGGCCGGGCGATCAGGTCGTGGCCACCATATCCGGTGTAGGCACAATGGCAAACCCAGTCAGGGCTCAGTCCCAAAAGCGCTTGGTACGGGCGTAG
- a CDS encoding RlmE family RNA methyltransferase: MSKNWLQERRRDYYYRKAKQLDYRSRASFKLIQIDDHFKIIKRGSTVVDLGAAPGGWLQVTAERVGPKGKVVGVDLQPIEPLEGVQTIKGDVRNQAVRDELLALTGGRVDLVMSDMSPNISGSYSMDHARSIELCEMALDFAMRTLSPGGRLLMKMFEGDLSNDFLAEVKKHFATVKRYSPEASRSSSSEIYVIAKGFGKTEEGQSG; encoded by the coding sequence ATGTCCAAGAACTGGTTGCAGGAGCGCCGACGTGATTACTACTACCGCAAAGCGAAGCAGCTGGACTACCGCAGCCGCGCCTCCTTCAAGCTCATTCAGATAGATGACCACTTCAAGATCATCAAACGGGGATCGACGGTAGTCGATCTGGGCGCCGCTCCCGGCGGTTGGTTGCAAGTGACCGCGGAGCGCGTAGGGCCCAAAGGTAAGGTCGTGGGCGTGGACCTGCAGCCGATAGAACCGCTGGAGGGCGTGCAGACCATAAAGGGCGACGTGCGCAACCAGGCGGTGCGCGACGAGCTATTGGCGCTGACCGGCGGCCGGGTCGACCTGGTCATGTCGGACATGTCCCCCAACATATCCGGCAGCTATTCCATGGACCACGCCCGCTCCATCGAGCTCTGTGAGATGGCCCTGGACTTCGCCATGCGCACGCTCTCCCCGGGCGGGCGGCTGCTGATGAAGATGTTCGAGGGGGACCTGAGCAACGATTTCCTGGCCGAGGTGAAGAAGCACTTCGCCACCGTAAAGCGCTATTCCCCGGAGGCTTCCCGCTCTAGCAGCTCGGAGATATACGTCATCGCCAAAGGGTTCGGCAAGACCGAGGAAGGCCAGAGCGGCTAA
- the purM gene encoding phosphoribosylformylglycinamidine cyclo-ligase yields MKESEWTYAKAGVDIDRKSQAISALVGHLKYRRQGPVRMIDLPGQFTGLMDLGDRVLTLATDGVGTKLLVAEALDKWDTVGIDCMAMNVNDTICVGAEPIAFVDYIALDVPNEKITDQIGIGLDRAAEMADVDLVGGEIAVLPEMVKGVDLSGTALGMLDKKHMVTGAEIKEGDAIIGLLSSGVHSNGMTLARKVLQSAKVSYDDELEELDQPVGLELLIPTHIYVRDVLKVVRKVQVTGMVDVTGGGLKNFVRLKKGLEYRITDPVEPQPIFKAIQRIGHVTDLEMYKTFNMGMGFAIILPEEDVEETLLILGKKAKRVGQVVKGNGCSLPSLGLRYDTY; encoded by the coding sequence ATGAAGGAGAGCGAGTGGACCTATGCCAAGGCCGGAGTGGACATCGACCGCAAATCACAGGCCATCTCCGCCCTGGTAGGGCACCTGAAGTACCGGCGCCAGGGACCGGTGCGCATGATCGACCTGCCGGGTCAGTTCACTGGCCTGATGGACCTGGGCGACCGCGTTCTGACGCTGGCTACGGACGGCGTGGGCACTAAACTGCTGGTGGCCGAGGCGCTCGACAAGTGGGACACCGTGGGCATCGATTGCATGGCCATGAACGTTAACGACACCATATGCGTGGGCGCCGAGCCCATCGCCTTCGTCGACTACATCGCCTTGGACGTCCCGAACGAGAAGATAACGGACCAGATCGGAATAGGCCTCGACCGGGCCGCGGAGATGGCCGACGTGGACCTGGTGGGCGGGGAGATCGCCGTCCTTCCGGAGATGGTGAAGGGCGTGGACCTGTCCGGGACGGCGTTAGGGATGCTGGACAAGAAGCACATGGTCACTGGCGCGGAGATAAAGGAAGGCGACGCCATAATCGGCCTGCTCTCCTCCGGCGTGCACTCCAACGGCATGACCCTGGCCCGCAAGGTGCTGCAGTCGGCCAAGGTCTCCTACGACGACGAGCTGGAGGAGCTGGACCAGCCTGTGGGGCTGGAGTTGCTCATCCCTACTCACATCTACGTTCGCGATGTGCTCAAGGTGGTGCGGAAGGTCCAGGTCACTGGTATGGTGGACGTCACCGGTGGGGGCCTGAAGAACTTCGTGCGCCTGAAGAAGGGGCTGGAGTACCGGATCACCGATCCCGTCGAGCCGCAGCCGATATTCAAGGCGATACAGCGCATCGGACATGTCACCGACCTTGAGATGTACAAGACCTTCAACATGGGGATGGGGTTCGCCATCATACTTCCGGAAGAGGATGTCGAGGAGACCCTGCTCATATTGGGAAAGAAAGCAAAACGCGTGGGCCAGGTGGTCAAGGGCAACGGTTGCAGCCTGCCCTCGCTCGGCCTGCGCTACGATACCTATTGA
- a CDS encoding DUF531 family protein gives MEQHVGRATMAIHNSYDPKVFREAHRRILARAGPLALAYDFNLATFGFPFPEALRLPAELADWVASTTSIGEDGSYLKELAAKGRFQSFPYTARGVPPQLGVPVLTTCDPDPKKKLKLDQVAEMLAQGQGICLIFGAGPKGVPKNVREMAKYNLDITFDGRSLETCTALGAVAGALGHKLRSLQSVPKGFQ, from the coding sequence ATGGAACAACACGTGGGAAGGGCCACCATGGCCATACACAACTCCTACGACCCCAAGGTGTTCCGAGAGGCGCACCGCCGCATACTGGCCCGGGCGGGGCCGCTGGCCCTGGCCTACGATTTTAACCTGGCCACGTTCGGCTTCCCCTTCCCCGAGGCCCTCAGGTTGCCGGCAGAACTGGCGGACTGGGTGGCCTCCACCACCTCCATCGGCGAGGACGGCTCCTACCTCAAAGAGCTGGCGGCCAAAGGCCGCTTCCAAAGCTTCCCCTACACCGCACGAGGGGTGCCTCCCCAGCTAGGCGTCCCGGTCCTCACCACCTGCGACCCCGACCCCAAAAAGAAATTGAAACTGGACCAGGTGGCCGAGATGCTTGCCCAGGGGCAGGGCATCTGCTTGATTTTCGGTGCCGGACCTAAGGGCGTACCAAAGAACGTGCGCGAGATGGCCAAGTATAACCTGGACATAACCTTCGACGGCCGTTCGCTGGAGACCTGCACCGCCCTGGGGGCGGTGGCTGGGGCGCTGGGGCACAAGTTGCGCTCCTTACAAAGCGTCCCGAAAGGCTTTCAATAG
- a CDS encoding deoxyhypusine synthase family protein: MKKKDVLTEKVKQIDFDKIVTVKDLVEAYKDSSIQSRALATCAIAYEKALKDPARPTVILGLAGPLVAAGLRKVIADMVKFGIVDAIVTIGAIPYQDFYQARGYSHYKCSPRCDDLALREVFVDRIYDTLVDEDKFRETDAVIGKIAEGLEPRSYGSREFMQILGEHIDDEDSILYNAAKYGVPVFVPALNDSSIGIGLTGLYYRKRKANEPFMRIDSIRDNWELTQLKIKAKKTAVIYIGGGVPKNFIQQTEVICETLGYNKGGHHYAIQITQDAPQWGGLSGCTFEEAQSWGKINRDANKAVAYVEASIGLSLMVGYILQSGTWKGRKRLKYTWKDDMLTKVTKAPLGL, from the coding sequence GTGAAGAAGAAGGATGTTCTGACGGAGAAGGTCAAGCAGATTGACTTTGACAAGATCGTGACCGTGAAGGACCTGGTCGAGGCCTACAAGGACTCGTCTATACAAAGCCGGGCCCTGGCCACCTGCGCCATCGCCTACGAGAAGGCGCTTAAGGACCCCGCCCGCCCCACCGTCATATTAGGGCTGGCCGGGCCACTGGTGGCCGCCGGGCTCAGGAAGGTCATCGCCGACATGGTCAAGTTCGGCATCGTGGACGCCATCGTGACCATCGGCGCCATTCCATACCAGGACTTCTACCAGGCCCGGGGCTACAGTCATTATAAATGCTCACCGCGCTGCGACGACCTGGCCCTGCGCGAGGTGTTCGTGGACCGCATATACGACACCCTGGTCGACGAGGACAAGTTCCGGGAGACCGACGCGGTCATCGGGAAGATCGCCGAAGGACTGGAACCCCGGAGCTACGGCAGCCGGGAGTTCATGCAGATACTGGGCGAGCACATCGATGACGAGGATTCCATTCTGTACAACGCCGCCAAGTACGGCGTGCCGGTCTTCGTTCCCGCCCTCAACGACTCGTCCATAGGCATCGGGCTGACCGGTCTCTACTATAGGAAGAGGAAGGCCAACGAGCCGTTCATGCGCATCGATTCAATACGCGACAACTGGGAGCTCACTCAGTTGAAGATCAAGGCCAAGAAGACCGCGGTCATCTATATTGGCGGCGGGGTGCCCAAGAACTTCATCCAGCAGACCGAGGTCATCTGCGAGACCCTGGGCTACAACAAGGGAGGCCATCATTACGCCATCCAGATCACCCAGGACGCCCCGCAGTGGGGCGGACTGAGCGGCTGCACCTTCGAGGAGGCCCAATCCTGGGGTAAGATCAACCGCGACGCCAATAAAGCGGTGGCGTACGTCGAAGCCTCCATTGGGCTGTCGCTCATGGTCGGTTACATATTGCAGTCCGGGACCTGGAAGGGCCGCAAGCGGTTGAAGTACACCTGGAAGGACGACATGCTGACCAAGGTGACCAAGGCCCCCTTGGGCCTCTGA
- a CDS encoding type II/IV secretion system ATPase subunit has protein sequence MENAVKGTKRSKTFHSPEADGEAEGSSTSEKMRDSYLKFLRKMAPNRASRVMVPVDLKEKKVPSGSAITVIPDITDPSIEVLDTYSVVKDYAFVRITYNNTNSEYLYEVIEPAMTSEEDALLVLIKDTLHRTLGYEWEKLTQLDKEEYLRDSVDSFIRTRGHKVDKLTKKRIGYYIIRDFVGHGVIDAMIRDDMVEDISCDGFNVPLFIFHGKWESIRSNVIFNDEDSLNSFVVTLAQRSGKQISVASPILDGTTAEGHRIQATYSREVTTKGSTFTIRRFKNKPFTPTDMLRYKTVSPEMMAYLWLGVENGESMILVGGTASGKTSALNSLAIFIPPGAKIVSIEDTREINLPHENWIPGATRTGVGERDADGRAAGEIDMYDLVRAALRQRPNYILVGEVRGKETYIMFQAMATGHSTYSTMHADSVKSMVNRLENPPINCPRILLTALRNVLIQSQVKVGNEFVRRMKQIVEIVGFEPETNELITNTVYEWDPATDRFMFKGHSFLFDKIMEMRSLTHDEMMAEFDRRVEVVTYLLKKDLRNHREIWNLVNAYYKDHDKTLLRIRNDLAAMEVK, from the coding sequence GTGGAGAACGCGGTAAAAGGTACGAAAAGGAGCAAAACGTTCCACAGCCCTGAGGCGGACGGGGAGGCAGAGGGAAGCAGCACTTCAGAGAAGATGCGCGATTCCTATCTCAAGTTCCTGAGAAAGATGGCCCCGAACCGTGCCAGCAGAGTGATGGTCCCCGTCGATCTCAAGGAGAAGAAGGTTCCCTCTGGTTCGGCCATAACGGTGATACCGGACATCACCGACCCCAGCATCGAGGTGCTGGACACCTATTCGGTGGTCAAGGATTACGCCTTCGTGCGTATCACGTACAACAACACCAACAGCGAGTACCTGTACGAGGTCATCGAGCCTGCCATGACCTCTGAGGAGGATGCGCTCCTCGTTCTCATCAAGGACACCTTGCATCGAACCTTGGGGTACGAGTGGGAGAAGCTGACCCAGCTGGACAAGGAGGAATACCTCCGGGACAGCGTGGATTCCTTCATACGCACCAGGGGCCACAAGGTGGACAAGCTCACCAAGAAGCGCATAGGTTACTACATCATCCGGGATTTCGTCGGGCACGGCGTCATCGACGCCATGATACGTGACGATATGGTCGAGGATATTTCCTGCGACGGTTTCAACGTTCCCCTTTTCATCTTCCACGGAAAATGGGAGAGCATCCGAAGCAACGTCATATTCAACGACGAGGATAGTCTGAACTCCTTCGTCGTCACCCTTGCCCAGAGGAGCGGCAAGCAGATATCAGTCGCCTCGCCGATACTGGACGGGACGACCGCGGAAGGGCATCGTATCCAGGCCACCTATTCACGCGAGGTCACCACCAAGGGTTCGACCTTCACCATCAGGCGCTTCAAGAACAAGCCCTTCACCCCGACCGACATGCTCAGATACAAGACGGTCAGCCCAGAGATGATGGCCTACCTATGGTTGGGCGTGGAGAACGGCGAGTCCATGATTTTGGTAGGAGGGACGGCCAGCGGTAAGACCAGCGCCCTGAACTCATTGGCCATATTCATCCCGCCCGGGGCCAAGATAGTCAGCATCGAGGACACCCGCGAGATCAACCTTCCGCACGAGAACTGGATACCTGGAGCGACCAGGACCGGCGTGGGCGAGAGGGATGCGGATGGTCGGGCGGCCGGCGAGATCGACATGTACGATCTGGTGCGGGCGGCCTTGAGGCAGCGCCCCAACTACATCCTGGTGGGAGAGGTCCGCGGGAAGGAGACGTACATCATGTTCCAGGCCATGGCCACTGGTCACAGCACCTACTCGACCATGCACGCCGACTCGGTGAAGAGCATGGTCAACAGATTGGAGAACCCCCCCATCAACTGCCCGAGGATTCTGCTCACCGCGTTGCGCAACGTGCTCATACAATCCCAGGTGAAGGTCGGGAACGAGTTCGTGAGGCGCATGAAGCAGATCGTGGAGATAGTTGGTTTCGAACCGGAGACCAATGAGCTGATAACCAATACGGTCTACGAATGGGACCCGGCCACGGACCGCTTCATGTTCAAAGGTCATTCCTTCCTTTTCGACAAGATAATGGAGATGCGCTCGTTGACGCACGATGAGATGATGGCCGAGTTCGACCGCCGCGTGGAAGTGGTCACTTACTTGCTGAAGAAGGACCTCAGGAACCACCGGGAGATCTGGAACCTGGTCAATGCCTATTACAAGGACCATGACAAGACCCTTCTGCGCATCCGCAACGACCTGGCCGCCATGGAGGTGAAGTGA